One stretch of Hymenobacter chitinivorans DSM 11115 DNA includes these proteins:
- a CDS encoding toxin-antitoxin system YwqK family antitoxin, whose protein sequence is MNKLFSFRFALLAAAGLLTTQAAQAQKLRRLVSYYDSTNTQKREVYSALVAGDTVLEGSYKRFYRSGKLEAQTRYAGGKRDSAYVEFHPSGQRRLEVTYSQGTRQGPFKTYYESGKVAQEGTYDNDQPTGTLRYYHPSGEIKLETTLTNGQPAGVVRELYPTGKPKAEITYQNGQANGPVKTYFPNGQLQSEATFSRGLLAGPYKTYYDNGQVETEVLADRTGRGSYRSYYRSGKLRTEGTYVASALNGRAVKNPLGDDLTKQAHQMAGGTANLEGPAKAYYESGAVKSKMTYRNGVLTGTQQDFYESGKPEQTIEYANQGRDRKITLYYEDGMAKGEQQYKNGQPNGTWRVFYPGGKQVQTQEIYVNGKLSGEKLTYFDNGTVQSKLTYENGRPVGVGREFYGSGKLKSETTYVKGLKAGPFKQLREDGTTEISGAFRNNKETGLWTYFGPDGKTVTKKVTFRNGQEVKAGK, encoded by the coding sequence GTGAACAAGTTGTTTTCTTTTCGATTCGCGCTGCTGGCCGCCGCAGGGCTGCTTACCACCCAAGCTGCCCAGGCCCAGAAGCTGCGCCGCCTGGTGTCGTATTACGACTCGACCAACACCCAGAAACGGGAAGTATACTCGGCCCTGGTGGCCGGCGACACCGTGCTGGAAGGTTCCTACAAACGATTTTACCGCTCCGGCAAGCTGGAAGCCCAAACCCGCTACGCCGGCGGCAAGCGCGACTCGGCCTACGTGGAATTTCATCCCAGCGGGCAGCGCCGCCTGGAGGTGACCTACAGCCAGGGCACGCGCCAGGGCCCCTTCAAGACCTACTACGAATCGGGCAAGGTGGCCCAGGAAGGCACCTACGACAACGACCAGCCCACCGGCACGCTGCGCTACTACCATCCCAGCGGCGAAATCAAGCTCGAAACGACGCTCACCAACGGGCAGCCGGCCGGCGTGGTCCGGGAGCTGTACCCGACGGGCAAGCCCAAGGCCGAAATAACCTACCAGAACGGGCAGGCCAATGGGCCGGTGAAAACCTACTTCCCCAACGGGCAGCTGCAGAGCGAAGCTACCTTCAGCCGCGGCCTGCTGGCGGGCCCCTACAAAACCTACTACGACAACGGGCAAGTGGAAACCGAGGTGCTGGCCGACCGCACCGGCCGGGGCAGCTACCGCAGCTACTACCGCTCGGGCAAGCTGCGCACCGAGGGCACCTACGTGGCGTCGGCACTGAATGGGCGGGCCGTGAAAAACCCGCTCGGCGACGATTTAACCAAGCAGGCCCACCAGATGGCCGGCGGCACGGCCAACCTGGAAGGTCCGGCCAAGGCCTACTACGAAAGCGGGGCCGTGAAAAGCAAAATGACCTACCGCAACGGTGTGCTGACCGGTACCCAGCAGGATTTTTACGAATCGGGCAAGCCAGAGCAAACCATTGAGTACGCCAACCAGGGCCGGGACCGGAAAATCACGCTCTACTACGAGGACGGCATGGCCAAGGGCGAGCAGCAGTACAAGAACGGGCAGCCCAACGGCACTTGGCGCGTCTTCTACCCCGGCGGCAAGCAGGTGCAGACCCAGGAAATCTACGTCAACGGCAAGCTCAGCGGCGAGAAGCTGACTTACTTCGACAACGGCACCGTGCAAAGCAAGTTGACGTATGAAAATGGCCGCCCGGTGGGCGTAGGTCGCGAATTTTACGGCTCGGGCAAGCTGAAATCCGAAACTACGTACGTGAAGGGCCTCAAGGCCGGGCCGTTTAAGCAGCTGCGCGAAGATGGTACCACCGAAATCAGCGGGGCTTTCCGCAACAATAAGGAAACCGGCCTTTGGACCTATTTCGGGCCCGATGGTAAGACCGTGACCAAAAAAGTAACCTTCCGCAACGGCCAGGAAGTAAAGGCCGGCAAGTAG
- a CDS encoding acetyl-CoA C-acyltransferase has product MQTKEVYIISAVRTPIGSFGGSLASLSATELGAIALKGALEKAGVDGQEVDQVIMGNVISANLGQAPARQAAKKAGLPDTVECTTVNKVCASGTKAIMFAAQAIMLGQSDVILAGGMESMSNVPYYLDKARFGAKYGHSQMIDGLMKDGLWDPYNDYAMGNAAEHTAKEMGFTREQQDEFAIESYTRSAKAAKEGKKKDEIVPVTIESRGKTTVIEDDEEYLKVDFTKVAGLRPAFTKDGTVTAANASTLNDGAAAILLMSKEKAEELGVTPIAKIRGFADAEQAPEWFTTSPSLAIPKALKNAGVDASEVDFYEINEAFSVVSLANNKLLNLEGTKVNVYGGAVSLGHPLGASGARIVTTLLNVLKNEGGKIGVTGICNGGGGASSLVVERL; this is encoded by the coding sequence ATGCAAACCAAGGAAGTATATATCATTTCGGCCGTGCGCACGCCCATCGGCAGCTTTGGCGGCAGCCTGGCCTCGTTGTCGGCTACCGAGCTGGGCGCCATTGCTCTGAAAGGCGCGCTGGAAAAAGCCGGCGTCGATGGCCAGGAAGTTGACCAGGTGATTATGGGCAACGTTATTTCGGCCAACCTGGGCCAGGCTCCGGCCCGGCAGGCAGCCAAGAAAGCCGGTCTGCCCGACACGGTGGAGTGTACCACCGTAAATAAAGTCTGCGCCTCGGGCACCAAGGCCATCATGTTTGCCGCCCAGGCCATCATGCTGGGGCAGTCGGACGTGATTCTGGCCGGCGGCATGGAAAGCATGTCGAACGTGCCTTACTACCTCGACAAGGCTCGTTTTGGGGCCAAGTACGGCCACAGCCAGATGATTGATGGTCTGATGAAGGACGGCCTCTGGGACCCGTACAACGATTACGCCATGGGCAACGCGGCCGAGCACACGGCCAAGGAAATGGGCTTTACCCGCGAGCAGCAGGACGAGTTTGCCATTGAGTCGTACACGCGCAGCGCCAAAGCGGCCAAGGAAGGCAAAAAGAAAGACGAAATCGTGCCCGTAACCATCGAAAGCCGCGGCAAAACCACGGTCATCGAAGACGACGAGGAATATCTGAAAGTAGACTTCACCAAAGTAGCCGGCCTGCGCCCCGCCTTCACCAAGGACGGTACCGTAACGGCGGCCAACGCCTCGACCTTGAACGACGGAGCCGCCGCCATCCTGCTCATGAGCAAGGAAAAGGCCGAGGAGCTGGGCGTAACGCCGATTGCCAAAATCCGCGGCTTCGCCGATGCCGAGCAGGCCCCGGAGTGGTTTACCACCTCCCCTTCCCTGGCCATTCCCAAGGCCCTGAAAAATGCCGGTGTGGACGCCAGCGAAGTGGATTTCTACGAAATCAACGAGGCTTTCTCGGTGGTATCGTTGGCCAACAACAAGCTGCTGAACCTGGAAGGCACCAAGGTTAACGTATACGGCGGGGCCGTGTCGCTGGGCCACCCGCTGGGGGCTTCGGGGGCGCGCATCGTGACCACGCTGCTGAACGTGCTCAAGAACGAGGGCGGCAAAATCGGGGTGACCGGCATCTGCAACGGCGGCGGTGGCGCCTCCAGCCTGGTCGTGGAACGCCTCTAG
- a CDS encoding tetratricopeptide repeat protein: MRVLVVVLLLALPSWASLTRIRDRNEALLAAQTAYSRGEFTQAAQLYRRAVEKLGAQDEAVVLNTGHAFARAGQVAQARAYYGRLLASRAPAVRSVARQQLAVLAAQKGEYAQAVSLLRQALLADPTNKSARYNYELLRDFLARRPNEPQMPPAAKPQPDANQPGKDQQPNRQPDTRPGQDKQGQRNDPTQPEDPRNQAQPRPDPAGQRNPNQPQPGAGSQAGENFQPGQGPQQRVAQGARPGSTRGLDSGAGAEANGARSPQAGSEQATLNDTQLQTQRERLQQMNLSPGQARQLLDALRTAEEQYLQQMPRRSAQKPDPKKPTW; the protein is encoded by the coding sequence GTGAGAGTTCTAGTAGTAGTGCTGCTGCTGGCGCTGCCGAGCTGGGCCAGCCTGACCCGCATCCGGGACCGGAACGAGGCTCTATTGGCGGCGCAGACAGCCTATAGCCGCGGGGAGTTTACCCAGGCCGCCCAGCTCTACCGCCGGGCCGTGGAGAAGCTCGGGGCCCAGGATGAAGCTGTGGTGCTCAACACCGGCCACGCGTTTGCCCGGGCTGGTCAGGTGGCCCAGGCGCGGGCCTACTATGGGCGGCTGCTGGCCAGCCGGGCCCCGGCCGTACGCAGCGTGGCCCGGCAACAGCTGGCCGTGCTGGCGGCTCAAAAAGGGGAATACGCTCAGGCAGTAAGCTTGCTGCGCCAGGCCCTGCTGGCCGACCCCACTAATAAGAGTGCGCGCTACAACTACGAGCTGCTGCGCGACTTCCTGGCCCGGCGCCCGAACGAGCCCCAAATGCCTCCGGCGGCAAAACCGCAACCGGACGCCAACCAGCCCGGCAAAGACCAGCAACCAAATCGGCAGCCGGATACCCGCCCCGGCCAGGACAAGCAAGGCCAACGCAACGACCCCACCCAGCCCGAAGACCCGCGTAACCAGGCCCAGCCGCGCCCTGACCCAGCTGGCCAGCGTAACCCAAACCAGCCCCAGCCCGGCGCCGGCAGCCAGGCCGGGGAGAATTTCCAGCCTGGGCAGGGCCCGCAGCAACGCGTAGCTCAGGGTGCGCGGCCCGGCAGCACCCGCGGCCTGGACTCGGGAGCCGGGGCCGAAGCCAACGGAGCCCGGAGCCCACAAGCCGGCAGTGAGCAGGCTACGCTCAATGATACCCAGCTGCAAACCCAGCGGGAGCGGCTGCAGCAGATGAACCTGAGCCCGGGCCAGGCCCGGCAGCTGCTGGATGCGTTGCGCACGGCCGAGGAGCAGTACTTACAGCAGATGCCCCGCCGTTCAGCCCAGAAACCCGACCCCAAAAAACCAACGTGGTAA